A window of the Camelus ferus isolate YT-003-E chromosome 22, BCGSAC_Cfer_1.0, whole genome shotgun sequence genome harbors these coding sequences:
- the AZU1 gene encoding azurocidin, translating to MPALRLLGLLAGLLATSAAGAAPLVDIVGGRRAQPQQFPFLASIQNQGKHFCMGSLLHPRFILTAASCFRSRNSGIATVVLGAYDLRRHERTRQTFSIRGVSENGYDPQQNLNDMLLLQLDREANLTSSVALVPLPSQDAMVEAGTNCQVAGWGSQRPRGRLSRFPRVLNVTVTPSSQCRPNNVCTGVLTRRGGICQGDGGTPLVCNGLAHGVASFSRGPCAGGPDFFTPVALFRGWIDSVLNNPLDQHRPDNRPPAEPVGGL from the exons ATGCCAGCACTCAGGCTCCTGGGCCTGCTGGCCGGCCTGCTGGCGACCTCTGCAGCCG gcgCAGCCCCCCTGGTGGACATCGTGGGTGGCAGAAGGGCCCAGCCACAGCAGTTCCCCTTCCTGGCCTCCATCCAGAACCAAGGGAAGCACTTCTGCATGGGCTCCCTGCTCCACCCCCGCTTCATCCTGACAGCAGCCAGCTGCTTCCGCAGCAG GAACTCTGGGATTGCCACTGTGGTGCTGGGGGCCTATGACCTGAGGCGGCATGAGAGGACCCGGCAGACCTTCTCCATCAGGGGCGTCAGCGAGAATGGCTATGACCCCCAGCAGAATCTCAACGACATGCTGCTGCTGCAG ctggacCGTGAGGCTAACCTCACCAGCAGTGTGGCGCTGGTGCCGCTGCCCTCCCAGGACGCCATGGTGGAAGCCGGCACCAACTGCCAGGTCGCAGGCTGGGGGAGCCAACGGCCTAGAGGGAGGCTCTCCCGCTTCCCAAGGGTCCTCAATGTCACTGTGACCCCCTCAAGCCAGTGTCGCCCCAACAACGTGTGTACTGGCGTCCTCACCCGCCGAGGTGGCATCTGCCAG GGAGACGGGGGCACCCCCCTCGTCTGTAACGGCCTGGCGCACGGCGTGGCCTCCTTCTCCCGTGGGCCCTGCGCCGGGGGCCCTGACTTCTTCACCCCCGTGGCGCTCTTCAGAGGCTGGATTGATTCAGTTCTAAACAACCCGCTGGATCAGCACCGTCCTGACAACAGACCCCCAGCCGAGCCAGTGGGGGGCCTGTGA
- the PLPPR3 gene encoding phospholipid phosphatase-related protein type 3 has protein sequence MISTKEKNKTPKDSMTLLPCFYFVELPIVASSIVSLYFLELTDLFKPAKVGFQCYDRTLSMPYVETSEELIPLLMLLSLAFAAPAASIMVGEGTLYCLQSRLWGRSGGPGGAEGSIHAGGCNFNSFLRRTVRFVGVHVFGLCATALVTDVIQLATGYHAPFFLTVCKPNYTLLGTSCEANPYITQDICSGHDTHAILSARKTFPSQHATLSAFAAVYVSMYFNSVISDTTKLLKPILVFSFAIAAGVCGLTQITQYRSHPVDVYAGFLIGAGIAAYLACHAVGNFQAPPAEKSVAPAPAKDALRALTQRGHDSVYQQNKSVSTDELGPPGRLEGVPRPVARDKTSLGSLKRASVDVDLLAPRSPMGKENMVTFSHTLPRVSTPSLDDPARRHMTIHVPLDASRSKQLISEWKQKSLEGRGLGLPDEGHLHAPAEPMAEEEEEEEEEEEEEEEEEEEEEGEEGGPAPPSLYPTVQARPGLGPRVILPPRAGPQPLVHIPEEGAQAVAGLSPKSSAAVRAKWLMMAEKSGSTVATASAQPRVANPPRLLQVIAMSKAPGGPGPKAAETASSSSASSDSSQYRSPSDRDSASIVTIDAHAPHHPVVHLSAGNGPWEWKAAGGGAKGPEGQGGYELGDLAHGFRGGPKPPGVSPGSSVSDVDQEEPRFGAVATVNLATGEGLPTLGTADGALGPASRESTLRRKAGGLVLGEREASAGAEAEAYYRKMQAARRFKD, from the exons ATGATCTCGACCAAGGAGAAGAATAAAACCCCGAAGGACAGCATGACGCTTCTGCCTTGCTTCTACTTTGTGGAG CTGCCCATAGTGGCGTCCTCCATCGTGTCCCTCTACTTCTTGGAGCTGACCGACCTCTTCAAGCCGGCCAAGGTGGGTTTCCAGTGCTACGACCGCACACTCTCCATGCCCTACGTGGAGACCAGCGAGGAGCTCATCCCCCTGCTCATGCTCCTCAGCTTGGCCTTTGCTGCGCCTGCAGCCTCG ATCATGGTCGGCGAGGGCACGCTGTACTGCTTGCAGTCCCGGCTGTGGGGCCGCAGTGGGGGCCCCGGTGGGGCCGAGGGCAGCATCCACGCCGGCGGCTGCAACTTTAACTCCTTTCTTCGGAGGACAGTGCGGTTCGTGG gCGTCCACGTGTTCGGCCTGTGTGCTACAGCCCTGGTGACCGACGTCATCCAGCTGGCCACAGGCTACCACGCGCCCTTCTTCCTGACGGTCTGCAAACCCAACTACACCCTGCTGGGCACGTCGTGTGAGGCCAACCCCTACATCACGCAAGACATCTGCTCCGGCCACGACACCCACGCCATCCTGTCCGCACG GAAGACCTTCCCATCCCAGCACGCCACCCTGTCCGCCTTTGCTGCTGTCTACGTGTCG ATGTACTTCAACTCTGTCATCTCGGACACCACCAAGCTGCTGAAGCCCATCCTGGTGTTCTCCTTTGCCATCGCGGCAGGCGTCTGCGGCCTCACCCAGATCACGCAGTACCGCAGCCACCCCGTGGACGTCTACGCGGGCTTCCTCATCGGTGCCGGCATCGCTGCCTACCTG GCCTGCCACGCGGTGGGCAACTTCCAGGCCCCGCCTGCAGAGAAATCTGTGGCCCCAGCGCCTGCCAAGGACGCGCTGCGGGCGCTGACCCAGCGGGGCCACGACTCGGTATACCAGCAGAACAAGTCCGTGAGCACGGACGAGCTGGGCCCACCTGGGCGGCTGGAGGGCGTGCCCCGACCCGTGGCCCGCGACAAGACCTCACTGGGCAGCCTGAAGCGGGCCAGTGTGGACGTGGACCTGCTGGCCCCTCGCAGTCCCATGGGTAAGGAGAACATGGTGACCTTCAGCCACACGCTGCCCCGCGTCAGCACACCCTCGCTGGACGACCCCGCCCGCCGCCACATGACCATCCACGTGCCCCTCGATGCCTCACGCTCCAAGCAGCTCATCAGTGAGTGGAAGCAGAAGTCGCTGGAGGGCCGTGGCCTGGGGCTGCCGGATGAGGGGCACCTGCACGCGCCCGCGGAGCCcatggcagaggaggaagaggaggaggaggaggaggaagaggaggaggaggaggaggaggaggaggaggaaggggaggaagggggtccAGCCCCGCCTTCACTCTACCCCACCGTCCAGGCCCGGCCAGGGCTCGGGCCGCGGGTCATTCTCCCGCCGAGGGCCGGGCCACAGCCACTGGTGCACATCCCTGAGGAGGGGGCCCAGGCGGTGGCTGGCCTATCCCCTAAGAGCAGCGCGGCCGTGAGGGCCAAGTGGCTCATGATGGCTGAGAAGAGCGGGTCCACTGTGGCCACGGCCTCTGCCCAGCCCCGTGTAGCCAACCCGCCCCGGCTGCTGCAGGTCATTGCCATGTCCAAGGCACCGGGCGGGCCTGGCCCCAAGGCAGCCGAGACGGCCTCGTCCTCTAGCGCCAGTTCCGACTCCTCACAGTACAGGTCACCGTCAGACCGTGACTCAGCCAGCATTGTCACCATCGATGCGCATGCACCTCACCACCCCGTGGTCCACCTGTCTGCGGGTAACGGGCCCTGGGAGTGGAAGGCAGCTGGTGGTGGGGCCAAGGGGCCGGAGGGCCAGGGCGGCTATGAGCTGGGGGACCTGGCTCACGGCTTCCGCGGGGGGCCCAAGCCACCAGGCGTGTCCCCAGGCTCGTCTGTCAGTGACGTGGACCAGGAGGAGCCACGGTTTGGGGCCGTGGCCACCGTCAACCTGGCCACAGGTGAGGGGCTGCCCACCCTGGGAACGGCCGACGGGGCCCTGGGGCCGGCCAGCCGGGAGTCCACGCTGCGGCGCAAAGCAGGCGGTCTGGTGCTGGGCGAGCGGGAGGCCTCGGCTGGGGCGGAGGCAGAAGCCTACTACCGCAAGATGCAGGCGGCCCGCAGGTTCAAGGACTGA
- the PTBP1 gene encoding polypyrimidine tract-binding protein 1 isoform X2 produces MDGIVPDIAVGTKRGSDELFSACVTNGPFIMSSNSASTANGNDSKKFKGDSRSAGVPSRVIHVRKLPSDVTEGEVISLGLPFGKVTNLLMLKGKNQAFIEMNTEEAANTMVNYYTSVTPVLRGQPIYIQFSNHKELKTDSSPNQARAQAALQAVNSVQSGNLALAASAAAVDAGMAMAGQSPVLRIIVENLFYPVTLDVLHQIFSKFGTVLKIITFTKNNQFQALLQYADPMSAQHAKLSLDGQNIYNACCTLRIDFSKLTSLNVKYNNDKSRDYTRPDLPSGDSQPALDQTVAAAFGLSVPNVHGALAPLAIPSAAAAAAAAGRIAIPGLAGAGNSVLLVSNLNPERVTPQSLFILFGVYGDVQRVKILFNKKENALVQMADGSQAQLALSHLNGHKLHGKPVRITLSKHQNVQLPREGQEDQGLTKDYGNSPLHRFKKPGSKNFQNIFPPSATLHLSNIPPSVSEDDLKMLFSSNGGVVKGFKFFQKDRKMALIQMGSVEEAIQALIDLHNHDLGENHHLRVSFSKSTI; encoded by the exons ATGGACGG cATCGTCCCAGATATAGCAGTTGGTACAAAG CGGGGATCTGACGAGCTCTTCTCTGCCTGCGTCACTAACGGCCCGTTTATCATGAGTAGCAATTCGGCCTCCACAG CAAATGGAAACGACAGCAAGAAGTTCAAGGGGGACAGCAGGAGTGCAGGCGTGCCCTCCAGGGTGATCCACGTCCGCAAGCTCCCCAGCGACGTCACCGAGGGGGAGGTCATCTCCCTCGGGCTGCCTTTCGGGAAGGTCACCAACCTCCTgatgctgaaagggaaaaaccag GCCTTCATTGAGATGAACACGGAGGAGGCAGCCAACACTATGGTGAACTACTACACATCAGTGACGCCGGTGCTGCGGGGCCAGCCCATCTACATCCAGTTCTCCAACCACAAGGAGCTCAAGACCGACAGCTCTCCTAATCAGGCG CGGGCCCAGGCAGCCCTGCAGGCTGTAAACTCGGTCCAGTCAGGGAACCTGGCCTTGGCTGCCTCTGCTGCAGCGGTGGACGCTGGGATGGCTATGGCTGGACAGAGCCCGGTGCTCAGGATCATCGTGGAGAACCTCTTCTACCCGGTGACCCTGGATGTGCTGCACCAG ATCTTCTCCAAGTTTGGCACTGTCCTGAAGATCATCACCTTCACCAAGAACAACCAGTTCCAGGCGCTGCTGCAGTACGCCGACCCCATGAGTGCACAGCACGCCAAGCTGTCGCTGGACGGGCAGAACATCTACAACGCCTGCTGCACGCTGCGCATCGACTTCTCCAAGCTCACCAGCCTGAACGTCAAGTACAACAACGATAAGAGCCGTGACTACACGCGCCCGGACCTGCCCTCTGGCGACAGCCAGCCAGCGCTGGATCAGACCGTGGCCGCCGCCTTTG gtctCTCTGTTCCTAATGTGCATGGGGCCCTGGCGCCTCTGGCCATCCCgtcggcggcagcggcagcggcagcagcaggcCGGATCGCCATCCCTGGCTTGGCGGGGGCAGGGAACTCTGTCCTGCTGGTCAGCAACCTCAACCCCGAG AGAGTCACACCCCAAAGCCTCTTTATTCTTTTCG GCGTGTACGGTGACGTGCAGCGGGTGAAGATCCTGTTCAACAAGAAGGAGAACGCCCTGGTGCAGATGGCCGATGGCAGCCAGGCCCAGCTGG CCTTGAGCCACCTCAACGGGCACAAACTGCACGGGAAGCCAGTGCGCATCACGCTCTCCAAGCACCAGAATGTGCAGCTGCCCCGCGAGGGCCAGGAAGACCAGGGCCTCACCAAGGACTACGGCAACTCGCCCCTGCACCGCTTCAAGAAGCCCGGCTCCAAGAACTTCCAGAACATCTTCCCGCCCTCCGCCACCCTGCACCTCTCCAACATCCC GCCCTCCGTGTCTGAGGACGACCTCAAGATGCTCTTCTCCAGTAATGGCGGGGTCGTCAAGGGGTTCAAGTTCTTCCA GAAGGACCGCAAGATGGCCCTGATCCAGATGGGCTCGGTGGAGGAGGCCATCCAGGCACTCATTGACCTGCACAACCACGATCTGGGCGAGAACCACCACCTGCGGGTGTCCTTCTCCAAGTCCACCATCTAG
- the PTBP1 gene encoding polypyrimidine tract-binding protein 1 isoform X1, whose amino-acid sequence MDGIVPDIAVGTKRGSDELFSACVTNGPFIMSSNSASTANGNDSKKFKGDSRSAGVPSRVIHVRKLPSDVTEGEVISLGLPFGKVTNLLMLKGKNQAFIEMNTEEAANTMVNYYTSVTPVLRGQPIYIQFSNHKELKTDSSPNQARAQAALQAVNSVQSGNLALAASAAAVDAGMAMAGQSPVLRIIVENLFYPVTLDVLHQIFSKFGTVLKIITFTKNNQFQALLQYADPMSAQHAKLSLDGQNIYNACCTLRIDFSKLTSLNVKYNNDKSRDYTRPDLPSGDSQPALDQTVAAAFGAPGIMSASPYAGAGFPPTFAIPQAAGLSVPNVHGALAPLAIPSAAAAAAAAGRIAIPGLAGAGNSVLLVSNLNPERVTPQSLFILFGVYGDVQRVKILFNKKENALVQMADGSQAQLALSHLNGHKLHGKPVRITLSKHQNVQLPREGQEDQGLTKDYGNSPLHRFKKPGSKNFQNIFPPSATLHLSNIPPSVSEDDLKMLFSSNGGVVKGFKFFQKDRKMALIQMGSVEEAIQALIDLHNHDLGENHHLRVSFSKSTI is encoded by the exons ATGGACGG cATCGTCCCAGATATAGCAGTTGGTACAAAG CGGGGATCTGACGAGCTCTTCTCTGCCTGCGTCACTAACGGCCCGTTTATCATGAGTAGCAATTCGGCCTCCACAG CAAATGGAAACGACAGCAAGAAGTTCAAGGGGGACAGCAGGAGTGCAGGCGTGCCCTCCAGGGTGATCCACGTCCGCAAGCTCCCCAGCGACGTCACCGAGGGGGAGGTCATCTCCCTCGGGCTGCCTTTCGGGAAGGTCACCAACCTCCTgatgctgaaagggaaaaaccag GCCTTCATTGAGATGAACACGGAGGAGGCAGCCAACACTATGGTGAACTACTACACATCAGTGACGCCGGTGCTGCGGGGCCAGCCCATCTACATCCAGTTCTCCAACCACAAGGAGCTCAAGACCGACAGCTCTCCTAATCAGGCG CGGGCCCAGGCAGCCCTGCAGGCTGTAAACTCGGTCCAGTCAGGGAACCTGGCCTTGGCTGCCTCTGCTGCAGCGGTGGACGCTGGGATGGCTATGGCTGGACAGAGCCCGGTGCTCAGGATCATCGTGGAGAACCTCTTCTACCCGGTGACCCTGGATGTGCTGCACCAG ATCTTCTCCAAGTTTGGCACTGTCCTGAAGATCATCACCTTCACCAAGAACAACCAGTTCCAGGCGCTGCTGCAGTACGCCGACCCCATGAGTGCACAGCACGCCAAGCTGTCGCTGGACGGGCAGAACATCTACAACGCCTGCTGCACGCTGCGCATCGACTTCTCCAAGCTCACCAGCCTGAACGTCAAGTACAACAACGATAAGAGCCGTGACTACACGCGCCCGGACCTGCCCTCTGGCGACAGCCAGCCAGCGCTGGATCAGACCGTGGCCGCCGCCTTTG GTGCGCCAGGTATCATGTCCGCCTCTCCGTATGCAGGAGCTGGTTTCCCTCCCACCTTTGCCATCCCTCAGGCTGCAG gtctCTCTGTTCCTAATGTGCATGGGGCCCTGGCGCCTCTGGCCATCCCgtcggcggcagcggcagcggcagcagcaggcCGGATCGCCATCCCTGGCTTGGCGGGGGCAGGGAACTCTGTCCTGCTGGTCAGCAACCTCAACCCCGAG AGAGTCACACCCCAAAGCCTCTTTATTCTTTTCG GCGTGTACGGTGACGTGCAGCGGGTGAAGATCCTGTTCAACAAGAAGGAGAACGCCCTGGTGCAGATGGCCGATGGCAGCCAGGCCCAGCTGG CCTTGAGCCACCTCAACGGGCACAAACTGCACGGGAAGCCAGTGCGCATCACGCTCTCCAAGCACCAGAATGTGCAGCTGCCCCGCGAGGGCCAGGAAGACCAGGGCCTCACCAAGGACTACGGCAACTCGCCCCTGCACCGCTTCAAGAAGCCCGGCTCCAAGAACTTCCAGAACATCTTCCCGCCCTCCGCCACCCTGCACCTCTCCAACATCCC GCCCTCCGTGTCTGAGGACGACCTCAAGATGCTCTTCTCCAGTAATGGCGGGGTCGTCAAGGGGTTCAAGTTCTTCCA GAAGGACCGCAAGATGGCCCTGATCCAGATGGGCTCGGTGGAGGAGGCCATCCAGGCACTCATTGACCTGCACAACCACGATCTGGGCGAGAACCACCACCTGCGGGTGTCCTTCTCCAAGTCCACCATCTAG
- the PTBP1 gene encoding polypyrimidine tract-binding protein 1 isoform X3 — protein MSSNSASTANGNDSKKFKGDSRSAGVPSRVIHVRKLPSDVTEGEVISLGLPFGKVTNLLMLKGKNQAFIEMNTEEAANTMVNYYTSVTPVLRGQPIYIQFSNHKELKTDSSPNQARAQAALQAVNSVQSGNLALAASAAAVDAGMAMAGQSPVLRIIVENLFYPVTLDVLHQIFSKFGTVLKIITFTKNNQFQALLQYADPMSAQHAKLSLDGQNIYNACCTLRIDFSKLTSLNVKYNNDKSRDYTRPDLPSGDSQPALDQTVAAAFGAPGIMSASPYAGAGFPPTFAIPQAAGLSVPNVHGALAPLAIPSAAAAAAAAGRIAIPGLAGAGNSVLLVSNLNPERVTPQSLFILFGVYGDVQRVKILFNKKENALVQMADGSQAQLALSHLNGHKLHGKPVRITLSKHQNVQLPREGQEDQGLTKDYGNSPLHRFKKPGSKNFQNIFPPSATLHLSNIPPSVSEDDLKMLFSSNGGVVKGFKFFQKDRKMALIQMGSVEEAIQALIDLHNHDLGENHHLRVSFSKSTI, from the exons ATGAGTAGCAATTCGGCCTCCACAG CAAATGGAAACGACAGCAAGAAGTTCAAGGGGGACAGCAGGAGTGCAGGCGTGCCCTCCAGGGTGATCCACGTCCGCAAGCTCCCCAGCGACGTCACCGAGGGGGAGGTCATCTCCCTCGGGCTGCCTTTCGGGAAGGTCACCAACCTCCTgatgctgaaagggaaaaaccag GCCTTCATTGAGATGAACACGGAGGAGGCAGCCAACACTATGGTGAACTACTACACATCAGTGACGCCGGTGCTGCGGGGCCAGCCCATCTACATCCAGTTCTCCAACCACAAGGAGCTCAAGACCGACAGCTCTCCTAATCAGGCG CGGGCCCAGGCAGCCCTGCAGGCTGTAAACTCGGTCCAGTCAGGGAACCTGGCCTTGGCTGCCTCTGCTGCAGCGGTGGACGCTGGGATGGCTATGGCTGGACAGAGCCCGGTGCTCAGGATCATCGTGGAGAACCTCTTCTACCCGGTGACCCTGGATGTGCTGCACCAG ATCTTCTCCAAGTTTGGCACTGTCCTGAAGATCATCACCTTCACCAAGAACAACCAGTTCCAGGCGCTGCTGCAGTACGCCGACCCCATGAGTGCACAGCACGCCAAGCTGTCGCTGGACGGGCAGAACATCTACAACGCCTGCTGCACGCTGCGCATCGACTTCTCCAAGCTCACCAGCCTGAACGTCAAGTACAACAACGATAAGAGCCGTGACTACACGCGCCCGGACCTGCCCTCTGGCGACAGCCAGCCAGCGCTGGATCAGACCGTGGCCGCCGCCTTTG GTGCGCCAGGTATCATGTCCGCCTCTCCGTATGCAGGAGCTGGTTTCCCTCCCACCTTTGCCATCCCTCAGGCTGCAG gtctCTCTGTTCCTAATGTGCATGGGGCCCTGGCGCCTCTGGCCATCCCgtcggcggcagcggcagcggcagcagcaggcCGGATCGCCATCCCTGGCTTGGCGGGGGCAGGGAACTCTGTCCTGCTGGTCAGCAACCTCAACCCCGAG AGAGTCACACCCCAAAGCCTCTTTATTCTTTTCG GCGTGTACGGTGACGTGCAGCGGGTGAAGATCCTGTTCAACAAGAAGGAGAACGCCCTGGTGCAGATGGCCGATGGCAGCCAGGCCCAGCTGG CCTTGAGCCACCTCAACGGGCACAAACTGCACGGGAAGCCAGTGCGCATCACGCTCTCCAAGCACCAGAATGTGCAGCTGCCCCGCGAGGGCCAGGAAGACCAGGGCCTCACCAAGGACTACGGCAACTCGCCCCTGCACCGCTTCAAGAAGCCCGGCTCCAAGAACTTCCAGAACATCTTCCCGCCCTCCGCCACCCTGCACCTCTCCAACATCCC GCCCTCCGTGTCTGAGGACGACCTCAAGATGCTCTTCTCCAGTAATGGCGGGGTCGTCAAGGGGTTCAAGTTCTTCCA GAAGGACCGCAAGATGGCCCTGATCCAGATGGGCTCGGTGGAGGAGGCCATCCAGGCACTCATTGACCTGCACAACCACGATCTGGGCGAGAACCACCACCTGCGGGTGTCCTTCTCCAAGTCCACCATCTAG